Proteins encoded in a region of the Photobacterium profundum SS9 genome:
- a CDS encoding pyridoxal phosphate-dependent class III aminotransferase, translating into MNMNNVFDLDELKLASNIPVVHELYDLTPDELLLSQEHYESEVRSYPRRLPLAIAKAAGVMVEDTRGQLFIDCLAGAGTLALGYNHPEINQAIIDQLQAGLPYQTLDLTTPTKDKFIREVMSFLPDEFANNACIQFCGPSGADAVEAAIKLAKQTTGRNTMAAFHGAYHGMTNGTMAMMGNLSTKSRRQGLMSDVHFLPFPYSLRCPFGLKGDEGAKQSLRYIERMLSDDESGVQKPAAIIVEPVQGEGGVIPAPAFWLQELRRITKEQGILLILDEIQCGIGKTGHNFAFEEAGITPDILCLSKAVGGGLPMSLLIFNKSIDTWLPGEHTGTFRGNQLAMATGATTLQIIRRDNLVDHAQKAGQYLREGIERIAQYTDCIAEVRGKGLMLGVEIVKPNGAKNKFGEPEADPELTVNIQRAALERGLIIEKGGRQGSVLRFLPPLIITFEQIDFVLDALSKAIIATAGPAKIVEPVTANDQDDWRSYFIHTGEGGADQFEKVLNQTTQVLKNVFEGTTAPYSGLDPEVLKSMIYNIDLDHQQLPIETVIEQTGELIAKNSIMVQHPHCIAHLHTPPLLPAVAAEAFIASLNQSMDSWDQASSATFVEQKVVDWLCGVYNLGEQADGVFTSGGTQSNLMGLLLARDWAADTISGHNIQKDGLPEYASKMRILCSKKSHFTVQKSASLMGLGEHAVECVDTNPDGTIKIAALIKTVETLKNEGLLPFALVGTAGTTDHGAIDDLANMADIAEQHNLWLHVDGAYGGALILSRHKTRLHGIEKADSVSVDFHKLFFQPISCGAVLLKDKENFKYLLHHADYLNREDDLLPNLVDKSIATTKRFDALKVLMTMQCVGTQALGGMYDHLLGQTQQVADLVNNRNEFELLADPALSTVLFRYVGETADTDTDLLNKKIRMEALVKGVAVLGETVVDGKVALKFTILNPCLTMADFELLLNNINQLALTL; encoded by the coding sequence ATGAATATGAACAATGTGTTTGATTTAGACGAACTGAAGCTAGCTTCTAATATCCCTGTCGTTCACGAACTATATGACTTAACACCCGATGAACTTTTGCTTAGCCAAGAACATTATGAATCAGAGGTGCGTTCATACCCAAGACGCTTACCTCTAGCTATTGCAAAAGCAGCTGGCGTTATGGTTGAAGATACCCGTGGTCAACTCTTTATTGATTGTCTTGCTGGTGCTGGCACACTTGCGCTTGGCTATAACCATCCCGAAATTAATCAAGCGATTATTGATCAGCTACAAGCGGGGTTGCCTTATCAGACGTTAGATTTAACAACACCCACAAAAGATAAATTTATCAGGGAAGTCATGAGCTTCCTACCTGATGAGTTTGCGAATAATGCGTGTATCCAATTTTGTGGACCATCGGGTGCAGATGCCGTTGAAGCGGCTATTAAACTTGCGAAACAAACAACGGGCCGAAACACGATGGCTGCGTTTCATGGTGCCTACCATGGAATGACGAACGGCACGATGGCAATGATGGGCAATCTAAGTACCAAATCACGCCGTCAGGGGCTGATGTCAGATGTCCATTTTTTACCATTTCCATATAGCCTACGTTGTCCGTTTGGTTTAAAAGGCGACGAAGGTGCCAAACAAAGTTTACGTTATATCGAGCGTATGCTGAGCGATGATGAAAGTGGTGTTCAAAAGCCTGCTGCAATTATCGTTGAACCCGTGCAAGGCGAAGGTGGTGTTATTCCGGCCCCAGCATTCTGGTTGCAAGAATTGCGCCGTATTACCAAAGAGCAGGGCATCCTACTTATTTTGGATGAAATTCAATGCGGTATTGGTAAAACAGGCCATAACTTTGCCTTCGAAGAAGCTGGTATTACGCCCGATATTCTGTGTTTGTCTAAAGCCGTTGGTGGTGGACTTCCAATGTCGCTACTTATTTTTAATAAGTCGATAGATACTTGGCTTCCTGGTGAACATACAGGCACATTCCGCGGTAACCAGCTTGCGATGGCAACAGGTGCGACAACATTACAAATCATTCGTCGTGATAATTTGGTCGATCATGCGCAAAAAGCCGGGCAGTATTTACGCGAAGGCATTGAACGCATAGCCCAATACACGGATTGTATCGCTGAAGTGCGTGGTAAAGGCTTGATGTTAGGTGTTGAAATTGTAAAACCTAACGGCGCTAAGAATAAATTTGGTGAACCTGAAGCTGATCCAGAATTAACGGTTAACATTCAACGTGCAGCTCTTGAACGTGGATTGATTATCGAAAAAGGTGGTCGTCAGGGCTCTGTACTGCGTTTCCTTCCCCCTCTTATTATTACTTTCGAGCAAATTGACTTTGTGCTTGATGCGTTAAGCAAAGCGATTATTGCAACGGCGGGTCCGGCTAAAATTGTTGAGCCTGTAACGGCTAATGATCAAGACGATTGGCGTTCATACTTCATCCATACCGGTGAAGGTGGTGCTGATCAGTTTGAAAAAGTACTGAATCAGACGACACAAGTTCTGAAAAATGTATTTGAAGGGACAACGGCACCCTATTCAGGGTTAGATCCTGAAGTCTTGAAATCGATGATTTATAACATCGATCTTGATCACCAGCAGCTTCCGATTGAAACGGTTATTGAGCAAACCGGCGAGCTTATCGCTAAAAACTCAATCATGGTGCAACATCCACATTGTATTGCTCATCTACATACGCCACCTTTATTGCCAGCAGTTGCCGCTGAAGCGTTTATTGCATCGTTAAATCAATCGATGGATTCATGGGATCAGGCGAGTTCAGCAACATTTGTAGAGCAAAAAGTTGTCGATTGGTTATGTGGTGTTTATAACCTGGGTGAACAAGCGGATGGTGTATTCACCAGTGGCGGCACTCAAAGTAATTTGATGGGGCTGCTATTAGCCCGTGATTGGGCGGCAGATACTATTTCTGGTCACAATATCCAGAAAGATGGCTTGCCAGAGTATGCGTCGAAAATGCGCATATTGTGCTCGAAAAAATCACACTTCACCGTGCAAAAATCAGCGTCATTAATGGGGCTAGGTGAACACGCAGTAGAATGTGTTGATACCAACCCTGATGGCACCATTAAGATTGCAGCCTTGATAAAAACGGTAGAAACACTAAAGAATGAAGGTTTATTGCCATTCGCTTTAGTTGGCACAGCAGGTACAACCGATCACGGCGCAATTGATGATTTAGCCAATATGGCTGACATTGCAGAACAACATAACCTGTGGCTGCATGTTGATGGGGCTTACGGTGGGGCGCTGATTCTTAGTCGTCACAAAACACGTTTACACGGTATTGAAAAAGCAGATTCCGTGAGTGTGGACTTCCACAAATTATTCTTCCAACCAATCAGCTGTGGTGCAGTATTGCTTAAAGACAAAGAGAACTTTAAGTACTTATTACATCATGCCGATTATCTGAATCGTGAAGATGATTTACTGCCAAACCTTGTTGATAAATCGATTGCAACAACGAAGCGTTTCGATGCATTAAAAGTATTGATGACAATGCAGTGTGTTGGTACGCAAGCCCTTGGTGGTATGTATGATCACCTGTTAGGGCAAACACAGCAAGTTGCCGACTTGGTCAATAATCGCAATGAATTTGAATTACTGGCAGACCCTGCGTTATCAACGGTGTTATTCCGTTATGTGGGTGAAACGGCAGATACCGATACTGACTTACTGAATAAAAAAATCCGTATGGAAGCGCTTGTTAAAGGTGTTGCTGTACTGGGCGAAACGGTTGTCGACGGTAAGGTTGCGTTAAAGTTCACGATTCTAAATCCTTGTTTAACAATGGCTGATTTTGAACTATTGCTAAATAATATCAATCAGTTGGCTTTAACGTTATAA
- a CDS encoding PTS sugar transporter subunit IIC — MEILLGITALLMALALFSLFSFKAPHGSAAMSGLADAAIATFLVEAIHKYVMGNLLGIGYLAEFGNLVGGMGGVAAATLVMLRVGVQPVFAMVTGLAMIHLGILEGFIVGYLFSFIAPLFKKYLAEGIDVILGVLILAPLARLVGFFISPALDLLMGTLANMITEATSLSPLIMGFLLGGLIKMVCTSPLSSMALTAMLGLTGLPMGIAAMACVGGSFTNGYVFHTLKLGKSCNTVSVMLEPLTQAHIVTRNPVPIFMSNFIGGAFAGTIAAYFGIINDAPGSAAPIPGLLASIAFNPPSTLFMAASAAAVAGLLGGVIGVKIYRTFLQERVPLQQFANG; from the coding sequence ATGGAAATTTTATTAGGAATTACAGCACTTTTAATGGCTCTGGCATTATTTTCACTTTTTAGCTTTAAAGCACCCCACGGTAGTGCAGCAATGAGTGGATTAGCAGATGCCGCTATCGCGACATTTCTCGTCGAAGCTATTCATAAGTACGTTATGGGTAACTTATTAGGAATTGGTTACTTAGCCGAATTTGGTAACCTCGTTGGTGGTATGGGAGGTGTCGCTGCGGCCACATTAGTCATGCTCCGTGTTGGTGTACAGCCTGTCTTTGCGATGGTTACAGGTTTGGCAATGATACATTTAGGTATTCTAGAAGGCTTCATTGTCGGCTATTTATTCTCGTTCATTGCCCCTCTATTTAAAAAATATTTAGCAGAAGGTATCGACGTTATTCTAGGTGTGTTAATTCTTGCCCCACTAGCACGATTAGTCGGCTTCTTTATTAGCCCAGCCCTTGATTTACTGATGGGAACGTTGGCTAACATGATCACTGAAGCAACCTCATTGTCACCGCTGATTATGGGCTTCTTATTAGGTGGGCTTATTAAAATGGTATGTACTTCCCCGCTCAGTTCAATGGCATTGACCGCTATGCTCGGATTAACAGGTCTACCGATGGGGATTGCGGCAATGGCCTGTGTTGGTGGTTCGTTTACCAACGGTTATGTTTTCCATACTCTGAAATTGGGTAAATCATGCAATACAGTGAGTGTAATGTTAGAGCCTTTAACTCAGGCACATATAGTTACCCGTAATCCTGTACCTATTTTCATGTCGAATTTCATAGGTGGTGCCTTCGCGGGCACAATCGCCGCGTATTTCGGCATCATCAATGATGCACCCGGCAGTGCTGCTCCTATTCCCGGTTTATTAGCCTCAATTGCTTTCAACCCACCATCAACCTTATTCATGGCCGCATCTGCTGCTGCCGTTGCAGGTTTGTTAGGTGGTGTGATTGGCGTGAAGATTTACCGTACATTTTTACAAGAACGAGTGCCTTTACAGCAGTTTGCTAATGGATAG